The Chamaesiphon minutus PCC 6605 DNA window AAAAGTTATCTGAAGATAACTGAAATTCGGTTTTAGTCCGTTTCAACGGACTTTTGCTCTTAGCCCCAAATTCATTTGAGGGCTGCATCGATGTCGCACTATTCAGCTCGATCGGGCATAATAACTATAACCTTATATCGATCGATCCCCATGTCAGAACTCAATCCCCAAGAATCCGATGCTGTCTTTGGCGGACAAAATCTACCGCCGATAAATGCTGCCGTATTAGGTGGTGAAGTAGGTATAAAAAAACGATTACAATATGAAAAGTCTATTGCTAGAGAAAACAAATTTTGGCATAACTTCAAGTATTTGCATGGGTTCTCACAATATATAGTTTTCGAGCCGCATGTAAAAATAATTAATCCTCAAGAAACTGCTTATTTTTTAAGAGATTATCGATATAATCCTCCTCCCAACAACATCTCTTTTGAAGACAAATTTGATGCTCTTGTTAAACAAACTAGAGCTAGTGAAGTTGAAGGTTTATTTTTTGGATGTTTGAGCAATGAAAAGCTTATCAATATTTTGGTCGATAATTGCAAAAAATTGAAAAAATTGAAGGCATTATGCCTCGGAGCTATTTCTGAAGATGAGCAAATGATTTCTGAGATATATCATGGTGATATTAGCAGAATTTTATTAGCCTACGATAAATTGGAAATTTTACAGATCAGGGGGCGATATTTACGGTTTTGTACGAAATTGCATCATCAAAACCTCAAATCTTTGACAATTATAAGTGGAGGGTTAAATCGCGAATCATTGTTAGATATCAATGAGCTAGATTTACCTGCTTTAGAATATTTAGAAATTTGGCTTGGGAGCAAGGAGTATGGATCTAATTCTTCCATTACCGATCTGATGCCAATTATTTCTGGAGATAAGTTTCCAAAATTAAAATATTTAGGGTTTAAGAATTGCGAATATACGGATGATATTGCTTTTGAATTAGCTAGATCTCCAATTATAGAGAAATTACTAGAATTAGATTTGTCAATGGGAGCATTGGGTGATGATGCTTTGTCAGCAGTACTTTCCTGTCCAATGATTAACGAATTAGATAAATTAGATGTGTCTCAAAACTTTATTTCAGATGGATTTATCGCAGAGAAACTACCTCAGTTTAAGCTAAACTGCGAATTAATTACTGAAGGTCAACGTCAAGTATATCCTTATGATGATTATGGAAATGAAATAAATGAGAGAGAATATCGATATTGCGTAGTTGCAGAGTAAACTTGAATGCTGAATTTCGTCCTAATTGCTAACCCCGAAACCCGACGCGTGCAACTATTCCAGCAAGCACTAGCACGTTACGGATTACCGCCAGCCAGACTAATCGCCTACGCCGATTTGCTCGCCAATAGGTGCGATTTAGCTCAATTTGACTCCCCAGATACTATCTTCCGATTTGACGCGCCAGAGCGCAGTTTTGACGTCGATCGAGGGTTTATTGCCGCAGGTGCCGAACTGGAGCCAGATGGACGACATCAACGTATTAGTACCAGTGCAGCGGCGCAGTTACCAGAAGATTTGGGGCGGATTTGGTATCAACGTCAATGGTATCTCGGCTGGTGCGATCGATTGCGATCGTGGACGGCTAATTTGCAAGGGCGAATCTTAAATCATCCCGATGATATTATCATCATGTTTGATAAAGTCCGGTGTCAGCAAATATTAGCAGCAGCAGGTATTCCCGTACCACCAATGTTATCGATCGATCTCAATCTCCAATCCAAAATCCAAAATCCAAAATCCAAAATCGACAAATTGATGGACGAGCGAAACATCAATCGAGTATTTATTAAACTGGCGCATGGCTCCTCCGCTTCGGGAGTGGTTGCTTACGAACGTCGGCATGGATACGAACGGGCAATTACGACTGTAGAAAGAGTTGTCGAAGCAGGAGAATTACGGTTTTATAATTCGCGATTGATTCGGCAATATCGCGATCCAGACGCGATGGCGGATATTATCAATTTTCTGGCTGCTGAATCAGTTCAAGCCGAAACATGGCTTCCCAAAGCACGATTGGAAGGAAGAGAATTTGACGTGCGGGTGGTAGTCGTTGGTGGTAAAGCGCGTCAAGCAGTAATTCGAGTGGGCAATAGCCCCATGACTAATTTACACTTAGGAAACGATCGCCGAGAAGTTACCGATTTACCTACGGGTTTATCGCCTGCGGCTTGGGCGGAAATGTTAGCTACCTGCGAACGCGCTGCTGCTTGTTTTCCCAATACTTTCTATTGTGGCATCGATTTATTAATCGCGCCCAATTTGAGGGAACACTATATTCTAGAAATGAATGCATTTGGTGACTTGCTTCAAGGGATTACTTGGCAAGGTGAAGATACTTATACAACGGAGGTAAGGATGTTGATAGAAGAGGAGGAGACTAGGAGACTAGGAGACTGGGAAATAAGTAGGAACTAGATCGAGTAATATTTATACAGCCTTTCAATCCGCAATCCGCAATCCACAATCCACAATAAAAAAATGGGCATCTATCAACACGTAGAAAAATTCATCGGCAAGCCAATTGTCGAATATACAACCGATACTGGAATTGCCTACCCGATCGAGATAATTTATCGAATGAGTGTAGAGTATGACTCAGAGCATAGCATTCTCGATTTACTTGCGCATTTTACAGAACATCCCAATGCCAGCAGAGTTCCTGGCTTAATTATCGGGATGTGGGATTGTGAGGAAAGCAGTCAGAATGTTGTCGATTTTCTCGTCAATGCTAGTCAAAAACTGCCCAGCCTGTCGGCACTTTTTTTAGGTGATATTACGGGTGATGAAAATGAAATATCTTGGATCGAACAAAGCGATCTCTCACCACTCTTAACGGCTTATCCGCAGCTAGAACATTTACAGATACGCGGTAATGATGGATTGGTACTTGGAGAGCTAAAACACGATCGATTAAAAACATTAATCGTCGAAACTGGTGGGTTGAGCGTCGAAAGAGTTCGGGAAGTATGTCAGGCGCAGTTGCCACAATTAGAACATTTAGAATTATGGTTGGGTGACGATAATTATGGCGGCGATACAACGGTAGAAGATCTAGCTCCGATTTTAAGTGGAAAATTATTTCCCAATTTAAAGTATTTAGGTTTGAGAGATAGTTGTATAGCAGACTCGATCGCCACTGCGGTAGCAAAGGCACCCGTGCTGCAACAAATCAAAGTCCTCGATCTATCTTTGGGTAACTTAGGTGATGTCGGTGCTGCTGCTTTATTAGCAAGCCCATTGATAAAACACTTAGCAAAACTCGATCTCAATCACCACTATATTCCTGAAGAATTCAGATCTAAATTTGAAGAATTGGGTATTGATGTCGATCTAAGTGACGAGCAAGAGGTAGACGAAGATGATGACGAAGAATATCGATACATTGCCGTCTCTGAATAATGAAAACACACAGATCTGTAGGGGCGGGTTTATGCAAGCAAGCATCGATAAATTCCTAAAATGTAAACCAAACCCGCCTAACCATACCAGCAGATATCGATCGATTATTTCCGGTACGCGATCGAGATGTATGATGATAATTTTCGATCTTATTGGGGAGGGCGGGTTTGATTTAGATTTTTAGAATTATCCGTAGGTTATCTCATAAACCCGCCCCTACAGATCCGTAATCCGCAATCCACAATCTACAATCCACAGGATGAACGTCGATCGATTAATTGGTACCCATGATTTCCTATTTATTACCCTCGACACCCTCCGGTACGATGTCGCGCAAGAATGCCTAACAAATGGATATACACCCAACTTAGCGCGATTATTACCTGGAGGTAAGTGGGAGCGCAGACACACGCCTGCAAGCTTCACCTATGCCGCTCACCAGGCATTTTTTGCAGGCTTTTTACCCACCCCAGATTTACCAGGCAAACATCCTCGGTTATTCGCCCTCAGTTTTGCAGGGAGCGAGACAACGGGCGAAAATACTTGTGTCTTTGAAACGGCAGATATTATCTCTGGATTTGCCCAGCGGGAATATCATACAATTTGTATCGGTGGGGTGGGCTTTTTTAATAAGCAAAATGCGTTAGGTAATGTGTTACCAGGGATGTTTGCCGAGAGTCACTGGGATATTAGTTTGGGTGTAACCGATCCTAATTCTACGGAAAATCAGGTCAGGTTGGCGATCGAATGTTTAGCCAAATTACCTCGATCGCAACGGGTATTTCTATTTATCAATATTTCCGCTTTACATCAGCCAAATTGTATCTTTCTGCCTGGAGAAACGATCGATTCACCGATTACTCAAGCAGCCGCATTAGCTTATGTCGATCGACATCTTCCCCCATTATTTGAGGCAATGCAACAACGCGCTCCGATAATGGGGATTATCTGCTCGGATCATGGGACTGCTTATGGGGAGGATGATTATCATGGGCATCGATTGAGTCATCCAGTGGTGTGGCATGTGCCTTATGCTGAGTTTATCTTGCCTCGGCTCGATCGATCTGAAGCTAACGCGCTTTGAATTAGAGGAATTATCTGGGCGGATTGGGGGTACTGTTTATTTATGGATCGACGCGGTTGTCTGTAATGTGCTTTAAACAGGTTTTTGGTTGTTTCGATCGTTTTATCGATCGAGGGTATGTTATACGCTGCGCTCGATCGATTTCCTTA harbors:
- a CDS encoding STM4015 family protein; the protein is MGIYQHVEKFIGKPIVEYTTDTGIAYPIEIIYRMSVEYDSEHSILDLLAHFTEHPNASRVPGLIIGMWDCEESSQNVVDFLVNASQKLPSLSALFLGDITGDENEISWIEQSDLSPLLTAYPQLEHLQIRGNDGLVLGELKHDRLKTLIVETGGLSVERVREVCQAQLPQLEHLELWLGDDNYGGDTTVEDLAPILSGKLFPNLKYLGLRDSCIADSIATAVAKAPVLQQIKVLDLSLGNLGDVGAAALLASPLIKHLAKLDLNHHYIPEEFRSKFEELGIDVDLSDEQEVDEDDDEEYRYIAVSE
- a CDS encoding STM4014 family protein; protein product: MLNFVLIANPETRRVQLFQQALARYGLPPARLIAYADLLANRCDLAQFDSPDTIFRFDAPERSFDVDRGFIAAGAELEPDGRHQRISTSAAAQLPEDLGRIWYQRQWYLGWCDRLRSWTANLQGRILNHPDDIIIMFDKVRCQQILAAAGIPVPPMLSIDLNLQSKIQNPKSKIDKLMDERNINRVFIKLAHGSSASGVVAYERRHGYERAITTVERVVEAGELRFYNSRLIRQYRDPDAMADIINFLAAESVQAETWLPKARLEGREFDVRVVVVGGKARQAVIRVGNSPMTNLHLGNDRREVTDLPTGLSPAAWAEMLATCERAAACFPNTFYCGIDLLIAPNLREHYILEMNAFGDLLQGITWQGEDTYTTEVRMLIEEEETRRLGDWEISRN
- a CDS encoding STM4013/SEN3800 family hydrolase yields the protein MNVDRLIGTHDFLFITLDTLRYDVAQECLTNGYTPNLARLLPGGKWERRHTPASFTYAAHQAFFAGFLPTPDLPGKHPRLFALSFAGSETTGENTCVFETADIISGFAQREYHTICIGGVGFFNKQNALGNVLPGMFAESHWDISLGVTDPNSTENQVRLAIECLAKLPRSQRVFLFINISALHQPNCIFLPGETIDSPITQAAALAYVDRHLPPLFEAMQQRAPIMGIICSDHGTAYGEDDYHGHRLSHPVVWHVPYAEFILPRLDRSEANAL